The following nucleotide sequence is from uncultured Draconibacterium sp..
GCCTTGAAGTATAAAGTGCTGCAGGATCAGATCAATCCACATTTTCTTTTTAACAGTTTGAATGTGTTGGGGAGCCTCATCGATATTGATGTGGAAAAAGCAAAAAAGTTTACGCGTGAACTTTCGAAATTTTACCGCGATGTGCTTCAGTTTAAAGACCTCGACATTATTTCGTTAAAAGAAGAGATCGATTTTGTGACCAAATACATTTATCTGCAGCAAATTCGTTTTGGCGAAGCGCTGCAAGTTGATATTATTGCCAACGAAAAGGTAGAAGGGAAAGTAATTCCGCTGTCGGTGCAGGCACTGGTAGAGAATGCAATTAAACACAACGAAATATCGAAGGCGAATCCGTTAAAGATTGTGGTGGCTATTTCCGACGATTACGAATTGGTGGTGGAGAATAATCTTCAGCCAAAAACGCAGACGGACGATTCGAGTAAAACAGGCCTTAAAAACATGGCCGGACGATATGAATACCTTACCGGAAAGCAAATGATGATATCGAAGAACGGTGGTTACTTTCGGGTGAGCGTTCCGTTGATAAAGGTTGAGGAAGAAGTTGAGTGAATGAGTGATTGCGTTATTGAGGAACTTAAGGACGAAGTTGAGGGTATGGAGGAGAGCGATTGACTAAAGAAATGCTTTAATGCAGAAATGCTTCAATGCTTTAATTAGAGAATTAAAAGGAAAAAGTATTCAGTCACGATCTCAGTCTCAGTTTACAGATTGTCATCCTGAGCGGAGTTTTGAATGTATGAATACTTTAATGCAGAAATGCTTTAATTTAAAACTCGAAGCTCGAAGTTCGTGACTCGAAACTTGAAAAAAAAATGAAAATACTGATAGTAGAAGACGAACCATTGGCAGCGGCACAGCTGGCTGCTCATATTTCTGCCTTAAAACCGGAAGCAAATATTGTGGCTGTTTGCGACACAGTAAAAGCTACGGTTGAATGGTTGCAAAACAACGAAGCGCCTGAGCTGGCATTTTTTGATATTCAGCTGGGCGACGGACTGAGTTTTGAAATATTTGAGCAGACTAACTTTAACCATCCCGTAATTTTTACCACTGCTTACGACGATTATGCCATTCGTGCTTTTAAAGTGAACAGTGTGGATTATTTATTAAAACCCATTGAACGCGAAGAGCTAAAAAAGGCACTCGATAAGTTTGAGCAACTGGCTAAACCGGCAACTTCTTCTTTTACTCCTGATGTGCTACACGAAATGGTGGCTTCGCTGAAAAAGAAAAACTATAAAGAGCGTTTTTTGGTAAGAGTGGGTACGCATCTTCGGGTAATTGAGACTGCCGATGTGCTGTATTTCTACAGTTTTGAGAAAGGTACTTACGCCAAACTTTCGGACGGTAAAGATTATCTGCTCGACCAGAGCCTGGAGCTGGTGGAAGCGATGGTTGATCCGAACCTGTTTTTCCGTATTAACCGCAAATACCTGGTGGCTTTAAAAAGTATCAGCGATGTGATTGCCTACAGTAATTCGCGTTTAAAACTAAAGGTGCAACATGCGAATGATGGTGATTTCCTCGTGGCCCGCGAAAAAGTAAAAAGCTTTAAGAGTTGGCTCGAAGGCGGGGTTTAGTTCGCAGTATTCAGTCGCAGTTGGCAGTTTATGTTGGCTGGAGTTTGAAGAATTGGAACGCTGATGACGATGATTTTGCTGATTTTCGCTGATTTTTTACCACGCGAAAGCCCCAATAATTCGGGGGCGCGGCAACAGTGTATAACTAATTATTACCTGTCAATTTAAGCAAGCCAGTATTAGTTCCAAACCATTTATTCCCCTTTGAATCGATAGCAATTGCATTAACAGGGTCAATTTTTAATTCATCAGCCTTTTCATAAGTAGTCCAGTTTGTTCCATCAAAAATTGAAATACCCCATCCGTTTGAACCCAACCAAAGGTTTCCTTCGGTATCAATATTTGTCGAAAAAATTGGTGAGCCCGCAACCAACCATTCTGTCTCCGTATCATGTTTTGTCCAATTTGAGTCATCAAACTCCGATAAACCGCCCCAGGTTCCAAACCACTTGTTTCCATTATTATCTATAACTATTGACATTACACCGTTACCTGCTATTCCTTCACCGGGATTATCTGCATTATAACTATAGGTAGTCCAGTTATTATTATCAAACTTTGAAACACCTCCGTTCGTTCCAAACCATTTATTGCCTTCTGAATCTATCGCAATTGAAAAAACATTATTTTCTGCCAACCCATTGTTCGTATTGTAAGATGTCCAATTCTCTCCATCAAATTTTGAAACACCTCTAATTGTTCCAAACCATTTATTGCCTTCTGAATCTATCGCAATTGAATAGATATAATTGTTTACAATACTATTCGATGAATTTTCATCATTTTTATAATATGTCCAGTTTGTTCCATCTAAACTCGCAACACCTCCTCCATAAGTTCCAAACCATTTAACTCCATTTTTATCAATTGCAATAGCCAAAACTTTTAAACTACCATTGAAATCGGAATAATTAGTCCATGTATCTCCATCAAATTTTGATGCTCCATAATCAGTACCTATCCAAATATCATCTGAAGAACCAACAGCAATAGCATGAATATTGATATTTGGAAGTCCATCATTGGTTGAATACTTTGTCCATTGTAAAGAAGTTACATCTGGGTTTTCTTTTTCACATGACATTATAATCATTGAAATGAGAATCAGTAAAATAAAGTTGGAAGTTTTCATGACATTATAATTTGAAGTTATGTATGTATTATTATGTGTCTATTTTGTCAGGCTTGCCACTAACTTAGTTATCTGTGGCATGTATATCGCCACTAGCTTATAAATTGAATTCACTGAACGATTCCTATTCACAAACACCTATTCGTTTACAAACAGATAATCTACTCAATCCCTGGGGTGGCAAAATCTCTCTCTGCTAATCATTCTGGGTGTCACCGATTGGGGTAGCTAACTTAACAATAATTATTTAATAATTGAAATGGTTTGGGTATTTTGCTTTGGGCTGGATGCCCCGACGCTGCGATCGGGATTGCACTTCGCTTAACTGAATACTGGATGCTGGATGCTCGATACTGGATGCTGGATACTAGTGGCTAGTGGCTAGTGGCTGGTACAAATATCCAATGTTTAAAGAGGAAATATCCAACTATTGAATCCTTTGGATAAAGCTCCTTAATCGCGGTAACGTTTCAAAAGATCGTTGTAGGCATCTATGCGTCGATCGCGGAGGAAAGGCCAGATACGGCGCACATCTTCGGTGCGTTTCCGATCTATTTCTACCACTTCTATTTCCTCGTCGTGTGCCGACAGCTGTTTAATAAATTCGCCTTGCGGACCTGCAACAAACGAATTCCCCCAAAACTCAATACCATTTCCCATTCCGGTAGCATCGGGTTCAAATCCGGTACGGTTAACACTTATTACGGGCAGGCCGTTGGCCACAGCATGTCCGCGTTGCGAAATGATCCACGCATCCAGCTGGCGGGCTTTTTCATCGTCGTCATCTGCAGGGTCCCAGCCAATAGCCGTAGGATAGATAAGCATTTCTGCTCCGGCCAATGCCATTAAACGCGCTCCTTCGGGATACCACTGATCCCAGCAAACCAGCAAACCAAGCCGCCCAACAGAAGTGTTGATGGGTTCAAAACCCATATCGCCGGGAGTGAAGTAGAATTTTTCGTAAAACCCGGGATCGTCAGGAATGTGCATTTTGCGGTATTTCCCTGCTATCGATCCGTCTTTTTCAAAAACCACGGCAGTATTGTGGTACAGGCCGGCAGCACGTTTCTCGAAAAGCGAAGTGACCAACACAACGTTATTCTCTTTAGCCGCTGCAGCAAATATTTCGGTATCTTTTCCGGGAATCGGTTCTGCCAGATCAAAAAGGTCAACATCTTCAACCTGACAAAAATAAAGACTGGCATGCAGCTCCTGCAACACCACCAATTCAGCTCCCATTTCGGCACATTTTTTAATGGCCATTATACTGTTTTGTGTGTTTTCTTCTTTGTTCCCCGAACGTTTCTGCTGAATGATACCTACTTTCAATTTGCTCATGATCTTTAATTTTCGATGTTTAACCCAACCGCTTCCGGATACTGCATGGTTACACAGTGCAGCGACCCATGTTGCTCGACCAATACCCTGCAATTTATTGGAATTATTTCTTTTTCGGGAAAAATTTGCTGCAAAATATCTACGGCTTCGGCATCTTGTTTTAACCCGTATACCGGAAGCAGAACAGCACCGTTGATAATGGTGAAATTTGCATAAGTTGCCGGCAAGCGGTTTCCTTCGTCATCAAAACAAGGATCGGGAAACGGAAGTTCAACCAGATTGTAGCGCATTCCGTTTTCGGTAGTAAACTGTTCCAGTTCCGTTTTCATTTTTTG
It contains:
- a CDS encoding histidine kinase; this translates as MRKRIAINWLVAVVVSILIGMVTTVLMGGSLKVSFMQFIWSAGYSLSLGLPLFANGYLFGWFEKRYIDWVNRPGTSVVRALLMHIVYSSAVIWTVNWFWFIYIMDSEWDSFLQYNRGTIISEYIIFIIIASIIYAISFFKAWRYAVRQREEVKRESLALKYKVLQDQINPHFLFNSLNVLGSLIDIDVEKAKKFTRELSKFYRDVLQFKDLDIISLKEEIDFVTKYIYLQQIRFGEALQVDIIANEKVEGKVIPLSVQALVENAIKHNEISKANPLKIVVAISDDYELVVENNLQPKTQTDDSSKTGLKNMAGRYEYLTGKQMMISKNGGYFRVSVPLIKVEEEVE
- a CDS encoding LytTR family DNA-binding domain-containing protein encodes the protein MKILIVEDEPLAAAQLAAHISALKPEANIVAVCDTVKATVEWLQNNEAPELAFFDIQLGDGLSFEIFEQTNFNHPVIFTTAYDDYAIRAFKVNSVDYLLKPIEREELKKALDKFEQLAKPATSSFTPDVLHEMVASLKKKNYKERFLVRVGTHLRVIETADVLYFYSFEKGTYAKLSDGKDYLLDQSLELVEAMVDPNLFFRINRKYLVALKSISDVIAYSNSRLKLKVQHANDGDFLVAREKVKSFKSWLEGGV
- a CDS encoding two-component regulator propeller domain-containing protein yields the protein MKTSNFILLILISMIIMSCEKENPDVTSLQWTKYSTNDGLPNINIHAIAVGSSDDIWIGTDYGASKFDGDTWTNYSDFNGSLKVLAIAIDKNGVKWFGTYGGGVASLDGTNWTYYKNDENSSNSIVNNYIYSIAIDSEGNKWFGTIRGVSKFDGENWTSYNTNNGLAENNVFSIAIDSEGNKWFGTNGGVSKFDNNNWTTYSYNADNPGEGIAGNGVMSIVIDNNGNKWFGTWGGLSEFDDSNWTKHDTETEWLVAGSPIFSTNIDTEGNLWLGSNGWGISIFDGTNWTTYEKADELKIDPVNAIAIDSKGNKWFGTNTGLLKLTGNN
- a CDS encoding carbon-nitrogen hydrolase, producing the protein MSKLKVGIIQQKRSGNKEENTQNSIMAIKKCAEMGAELVVLQELHASLYFCQVEDVDLFDLAEPIPGKDTEIFAAAAKENNVVLVTSLFEKRAAGLYHNTAVVFEKDGSIAGKYRKMHIPDDPGFYEKFYFTPGDMGFEPINTSVGRLGLLVCWDQWYPEGARLMALAGAEMLIYPTAIGWDPADDDDEKARQLDAWIISQRGHAVANGLPVISVNRTGFEPDATGMGNGIEFWGNSFVAGPQGEFIKQLSAHDEEIEVVEIDRKRTEDVRRIWPFLRDRRIDAYNDLLKRYRD